The following coding sequences lie in one Lolium perenne isolate Kyuss_39 chromosome 2, Kyuss_2.0, whole genome shotgun sequence genomic window:
- the LOC127336806 gene encoding uncharacterized protein has translation MSRFMLLGKSSSRKLAHAILANSKPTSSNIGPSFASGLAYKTRAYLHNGPSTPFMLGRAKEGLHWSPGARNFSVLSACSRNAFHSQLAWKQLMARVPKAPPALRKAACAVTLAASRSKLVPYLAALVAGELMLAQKSSADGEYLQIRENIYNRAQDSRIYVSSVIFSAVEMVIIILRSIYLAFLFTPSIMMAPFADNLGSKYRKTWLRLVHRTLEMAGPAFIKWGQWAATRPDLFANDLCTELSKLHTKAPAHSYAYTKKTVEKAFGRKISDIFVEFEEEPVASGSVAQVHRARLNFKHPGQKTKVITVAVKVRHPGVGDSIRRDFSIINAVAKTSRYIPALNWLRLDESVQQFAVFMMSQVDLAREAAHLSRFIYNFRMWKDVSFPKPLYPLVHPAVLVETYEHGESVSHYVDDQDGHERIKSALAHIGTHALLKMLLVDNFVHADMHPGNILVRVVRPKNTNNTLRKSRPHVVFLDVGMTAELSSNDRVNLLEFFKAVARRDGRTAAESTLKLSKQQNCPNPKVFIEEVERAFSFWGTPEGDIIHPADCMHQLLEQVRRHKVNVDGNVCTVMVTTLVLEGWQRKLDPDYNVMKTLQTLLFKEDWAKSLQYTIEGLMAP, from the exons ATGTCGAG GTTTATGCTCTTAGGGAAGAGCAGCAGCAGGAAGCTCGCTCATGCTATATTGGCCAACTCCAAGCCCACCAGCTCCAACATCGGACCGAGCTTCGCGTCCGGTTTGGCCTATAAAACCAGGGCGTATCTGCACAATGGCCCGAGCACCCCGTTCATGCTCGGGCGGGCAAAGGAGGGCTTGCACTGGAGCCCTGGTGCCAGGAACTTCTCGGTTCTCTCGGCCTGTAGCCGCAACGCGTTCCACAGCCAACTGGCTTGGAAGCAACTCATGGCGCGTGTACCAAAAGCACCTCCGGCTCTAAGAAAGGCTGCCTGTGCCGTCACCTTGGCTGCCAGTAGGTCCAAGTTGGTTCCGTACCTCGCCGCTCTCGTGGCTGGGGAGTTGATGCTAGCTCAGAAGAGTAGCGCGGATGGCGAGTACCTCCAGATACGCGAGAATATCTACAACCGGGCTCAGGACAGCCGCATCTATGTGTCCTCGGTGATATTttcggcggtggagatggttaTCATAATCCTCAGATCGATATACCTGGCGTTCTTGTTCACTCCCAGCATAATGATGGCGCCGTTTGCGGATAATCTTGGCAGTAAGTACAGGAAAACATGGCTCCGCCTTGTGCACCGTACTTTGGAGATGGCAGGCCCTGCGTTTATCAAATGGGGCCAGTGGGCTGCGACACGTCCTGATCTGTTTGCCAATGACCTGTGTACCGAACTGTCGAAGCTACACACTAAAGCGCCTGCTCACAGCTATGCATATACCAAGAAGACTGTCGAGAAGGCGTTTGGTCGGAAGATATCTGACATTTTTGTCGAGTTTGAAGAagagcctgtggcgtctggaagtGTTGCTCAAGTGCACCGAGCTCGCTTGAACTTCAAGCATCCTGGCCAGAAGACAAAGGTTATAACAGTGGCGGTGAAAGTAAGACATCCGGGTGTAGGAGACTCGATACGGAGAGATTTCAGTATCATTAATGCAGTGGCTAAAACATCAAGATACATTCCAGCGTTAAATTGGTTGCGGCTAGATGAGAGCGTGCAACAGTTTGCAGTCTTCATGATGTCTCAGGTTGACCTTGCAAGGGAAGCTGCTCATTTGAGCCGGTTTATCTACAATTTCCGCATGTGGAAAGATGTGTCATTTCCCAAACCTCTTTATCCACTTGTTCATCCTGCTGTCTTGGTCGAGACTTATGAGCATGGGGAGAGTGTCTCACACTACGTGGATGATCAAGATGGACATGAACGTATTAAAAGTGCTCTTGCACATATTGGCACCCACGCACTCTTAAAAATGTTACTG GTTGATAATTTCGTCCATGCCGATATGCATCCTGGAAATATTCTAGTCCGTGTTGTACGGCCAAAAAATACAAATAACACCCTTCGGAAGTCAAGGCCACACGTGGTATTCCTTGATGTAGGAATGACTGCTGAACTTTCAAGTAATGACCGTGTGAATTTGCTGGAGTTTTTCAAGGCTGTTGCACGTCGAGATGGCCGTACAGCAGCAGAGAGTACGCTTAAGTTGTCAAAACAGCAGAATTGCCCAAATCCAAAAGTTTTTATCGAG GAAGTTGAACGAGCATTTTCCTTCTGGGGTACCCCTGAAGGTGATATTATCCACCCTGCTGATTGTATGCATCAGTTGCTTGAGCAAGTCCGACGTCATAAAGTAAACGTTGATGGGAACGTTTGCACTGtcatggtgactacattagttctTGAG GGCTGGCAGCGGAAGTTGGATCCAGATTACAATGTGATGAAAACATTACAAACCTTACTATTTAAAGAAGACTGGGCCAAGTCCCTTCAGTATACAATCGAAGGGCTTATGGCACCTTAG